A DNA window from Ranitomeya imitator isolate aRanImi1 chromosome 2, aRanImi1.pri, whole genome shotgun sequence contains the following coding sequences:
- the LOC138666168 gene encoding protein starmaker-like has product MFWSSEVGQTSNRDRTDIKQRPDRHRTKTRQTSNRDQTDIKQRPDRHQTETGQISNKDQTDIKQRPDRYQTKTGQTSNKDQTDIEQRPDRHQTETGQTSNRDRTDIEPRLNRHRTKTRQTSNKDQTDTKQRPDRHQTETRQISNKDQTDIEQRPDRHQTETGQTSNRDRTDIEPRLDRHRTKTRQTPNRDRTDIEQRPDRHRTKTRQTPNRDWTDSKQRPDRYQTKTRQTSNKDQTDIKQRPDRHQTKTRQISNKDQTDTKQRLDRYQTKTRQTSNKDQTDIKQRPDRHQTKTRQTSNKDQTDIKQRSDRHRTKTRQISNKDQTDIKQRPDRYQTKTKQISNKDQTDIKQRPDRHQTETGQTSNRDRTDIKQRPDRHQTKTRQISNKDQTDIKQRPDRHQTKTRQTSNRDRTDIKQRPDRYQTKTRQTSNKDQRDIKQRPDRYQTKTRQTLNKDQTDIEQRPDRHQTETRQISNKDQTDIEQRPDRHQTKTRQISNKDQTDIKQRPDRHQTETGQTSNKDQTDIKQRPNRYQTETGQTSNQDWTDIEQRPGRHQTETGQTANRDRTDIEQRPDRRQTETGQTSNRDRTDIKQRPDRHKTETRQTSEVG; this is encoded by the coding sequence ATGTTTTGGAGTTCAGAGGTCGGACAGACATCAAACAGAGACCGGACAGACATCAAACAAAGACCAGACAGACATCGAACAAAGACCAGACAGACATCAAACAGAGACCAGACAGATATCAAACAAAGGCCAGACAGACATCAAACAGAGACCGGACAGATATCAAACAAAGACCAGACAGACATCAAACAAAGACCAGACAGATATCAAACAAAGACTGGACAGACATCGAACAAAGACCAGACAGACATCGAACAAAGACCAGACAGACATCAAACAGAGACCGGACAGACATCAAACAGAGATCGGACAGACATCGAACCAAGACTGAACAGACATCGAACAAAGACCAGACAGACATCGAACAAAGACCAGACAGACACCAAACAAAGACCAGACAGACATCAAACAGAGACCAGACAGATATCAAACAAAGACCAGACAGACATCGAACAAAGACCAGACAGACATCAAACAGAGACCGGACAGACATCAAACAGAGACCGGACAGACATCGAACCAAGACTGGACAGACATCGAACAAAGACCAGACAGACACCAAACAGAGACCGGACAGACATCGAACAAAGACCAGACAGACATCGAACAAAGACCAGACAGACaccaaacagagactggacagacagcAAACAGAGACCGGACAGATATCAAACAAAGACCAGACAGACATCAAACAAAGACCAGACAGATATCAAACAAAGACCAGACAGACATCAAACAAAGACCAGACAGATATCAAACAAAGACCAGACAGACaccaaacagagactggacagatATCAAACAAAGACCAGACAGACATCAAACAAAGACCAGACAGACATCAAACAAAGACCGGACAGACATCAAACAAAGACCAGACAGACATCAAACAAAGACCAGACAGATATCAAACAAAGATCAGACAGACATCGAACAAAGACCAGACAGATATCAAACAAAGACCAGACAGACATCAAACAAAGACCAGACAGATATCAAACAAAGACCAAACAGATATCAAACAAAGACCAGACAGACATCAAACAAAGACCAGACAGACATCAAACAGAGACCGGACAGACATCAAACAGAGACCGGACAGATATCAAACAAAGACCAGACAGACATCAAACAAAGACCAGACAGATATCAAACAAAGACCAAACAGATATCAAACAAAGACCAGACAGACATCAAACAAAGACCAGACAGACATCAAACAGAGACCGGACAGACATCAAACAGAGACCGGACAGATATCAAACAAAGACCAGACAGACATCAAACAAAGACCAGAGAGATATCAAACAAAGACCAGACAGATATCAAACAAAGACCAGACAGACATTAAACAAAGACCAGACAGACATCGAACAAAGACCAGACAGACATCAAACAGAGACCAGACAGATATCAAACAAAGACCAGACAGACATCGAACAAAGACCAGACAGACATCAAACAAAGACCAGACAGATATCAAACAAAGACCAGACAGACATCAAACAGAGACCGGACAGACATCAAACAGAGACCGGACAGACATCGAACAAAGACCAGACAGACATCAAACAGAGACCAAACAGATATCAAACAGAGACCGGACAGACATCGAACCAAGACTGGACAGACATCGAACAAAGGCCAGGCAGACACCAAACAGAGACCGGACAGACAGCAAACAGAGACCGGACAGACATCGAACAAAGACCAGACAGACGTCAAACAGAGACCGGACAGACGTCAAACAGAGACCGGACAGACATCAAACAAAGACCAGACAGACATAAAACAGAGACCAGACAGACATCAGAGGTCGGATAG